The DNA segment ACTAATCGAACTTTCCAACTCTGCCAGCGGATGTGACTCATCGCTCACGCTTCTGAGATGAGCCAGTGATTTATTGCTCGGAAGAATACTCAAGCCTACAATAACGGCAACGCTAAACAGGAACGCTGATGCATAAAAGGAAGCGTAGTCGGAATGGAATAAGTGGTTAACCGTTCCGCCAATCAGTGGACCAAAAGCAATTCCGAGCATGTAAGTAACGTTCAGTAAACTCATTGCGCTGGCACGTTGGCGAGTTGGTACCGCTTCACCCATTGTCGCAAACGCTACCGGCCACAACATTCCTGCTCCCAAACCGTCCAAAGCTCTTAATGCTGCAAAGATGAATGCAAGGGAAGCTAAATCTAAACCCATATGTAAACGGGCATAACCAACAAGAAGTGTCAGCAGGGAAGTGAAAATTGAAATGGCTGGACCGCCAACCAAAAACAGCTTTCGACCAAAACGATCACTTAAATGCCCCATAGGCGACTTAAATAGGGCTTCCGAAAGAAAATACACACCGACGATGAGCGCCATGGTGCCTGCAGGGTAGCCAATAGTTTTGGTGAGAAACACGGGCATGCAAGAGATGTTCAGGGTGGCATAGCCAAGCTCAGCGCATGCTGCCATGGCCATAAGAGACACCATGATGCGTCGCCGAATACGCTCCGGCGACGCACTTACTGGACTATCTTCTTGCCGTGGTGGCAGTTTATCTGGCGCCATTTTAGTTACTGACATTGGTTAAAGCCATTATT comes from the bacterium genome and includes:
- a CDS encoding MFS transporter, with the translated sequence MSVTKMAPDKLPPRQEDSPVSASPERIRRRIMVSLMAMAACAELGYATLNISCMPVFLTKTIGYPAGTMALIVGVYFLSEALFKSPMGHLSDRFGRKLFLVGGPAISIFTSLLTLLVGYARLHMGLDLASLAFIFAALRALDGLGAGMLWPVAFATMGEAVPTRQRASAMSLLNVTYMLGIAFGPLIGGTVNHLFHSDYASFYASAFLFSVAVIVGLSILPSNKSLAHLRSVSDESHPLAELESSISIKALLENARRIPKYIALSFITYFAIGIPVLVVKLFALDEYHLSEIQFGALVMPPAIAMAVLSVPVGKLADKLGRALSMQIGLGVGALGMWAISLIPNTTVVLIVACFIGLGFLISLPAWLAAISEVDPRRRGAYLGAVMACQGIGFLLGSLVGGFLYSNTFIHWSMLPWINDHYAPFLACAASLTIAFVMSLFFMKTPDIQKGENA